In Mustelus asterias chromosome 17, sMusAst1.hap1.1, whole genome shotgun sequence, the following are encoded in one genomic region:
- the LOC144506102 gene encoding lysozyme C-2-like: MKTLLVFSLLLQATSGRIYEKCELAQILKEKGLDGYHRHTLANWVCMVDMESGFNTKLTRHYRYHGTITSTNYGIFQINNKEWCDDGTPSFTYNLCQIDCRRLLDDDINDDIECVKLVVVTQLEMDIWI, from the exons ATGAAAACTCTCCTTGTCTTCAGTCTCCTGCTTCAAGCCACAAGTGGAAGAATCTATGAGAAATGTGAACTTGCCCAGATTTTGAAAGAAAAAGGTTTAGATGGATACCACAGACACACCCTGGCTAACT GGGTGTGCATGGTTGACATGGAAAGTGGATTCAACACAAAACTAACCAGACATTACCGGTATCATGGAACAATTACGTCAACTAACTATGGGATTTTCCAGATTAACAATAAGGAGTGGTGTGACGACGGCACACCCTCATTCACCTACAATCTCTGTCAGATCGACTGTCGCA GATTGTTGGACGATGATATCAATGATGATATTGAATGTGTCAAGTTAGTCGTCGTTACCCAGCTGGAAATGGATATTTG